In a genomic window of Gammaproteobacteria bacterium:
- a CDS encoding CoA transferase subunit A codes for MSGFNKVVTSYEAALEGLKDGMTVMVGGFGLCGIPEGLIRQVYEMGVKNLTCISNNAGVDGFGLGLWLEKRQIKTMIASYVGENALFEQLFLSGEMEVILTPQGTLAEKIRAGGAGIPAFYTPTGYGTKVAEGKETREFNGRHYVLEESLTADFSLIKAYKADTMGNLIFRATAMNFNPDMATAGRITVAEVEEIVEPGELDPNFIHVPGIYVDRVIQGTFEKRIEQRTVRSE; via the coding sequence TGTCTGGTTTTAATAAAGTGGTGACAAGTTACGAGGCCGCACTTGAGGGACTCAAAGACGGAATGACTGTCATGGTGGGTGGCTTTGGGCTGTGTGGCATTCCCGAAGGATTGATTCGCCAAGTCTATGAAATGGGCGTAAAGAATCTCACGTGCATCTCGAACAACGCAGGTGTTGACGGCTTTGGATTGGGCCTTTGGCTAGAAAAACGTCAAATCAAGACAATGATCGCCAGTTACGTTGGTGAAAATGCGCTGTTTGAGCAGCTGTTCCTTTCGGGTGAGATGGAGGTCATTCTGACGCCACAAGGCACGCTCGCTGAAAAGATCCGTGCCGGTGGTGCGGGGATCCCGGCGTTTTACACACCAACAGGCTATGGAACCAAAGTGGCTGAAGGCAAGGAAACGCGCGAATTTAATGGACGTCATTACGTTCTAGAAGAGAGCTTAACCGCTGATTTTTCGCTGATCAAAGCCTATAAAGCAGATACCATGGGGAACCTGATATTCCGGGCGACGGCGATGAACTTTAATCCCGATATGGCAACTGCTGGCCGCATCACAGTGGCAGAAGTTGAAGAAATCGTTGAGCCAGGTGAACTTGACCCTAACTTCATTCATGTGCCAGGCATTTACGTCGATCGGGTCATCCAAGGCACGTTTGAGAAACGCATTGAGCAACGCACGGTCCGTAGCGAATAA